agatgggagaaacttccagaaggacaccatctctgtagcactccaccaatcaggccttgatggtagagtagccagatggaagccactcctcagtaaaaggcacatgacagcccgcttggacttAATCACAAGGCTCCTAAAagactcagaacatgagaaacaagatggtttggtctgatgaaaccatgattgaactctttgaccagaatgccaagtgtcacatctggaggaaacggggcaccatccctacgatgaagcatggtggtggcagcatcatgcggtggggatgtttttcagtgtcagggactgggagactagtcaggatcgagggaaagatgagcggcgcaaagtacagagagatccttgatgaaaagctgctccagatcactcaggacctcagatggggtgaaggttcaccttcaaacaggacaacaatctaaagcacacagccaagacaacgcaagagtggctttgggacaattctctgaatgtccttgagtggcacatccagagcccggacttgaacccgatcgaacatctctggagagacctgaaaatagctgtgcagcaacgctcccaatccaatctgacagagtttgagaggatcttcagagaagaatgggagaaactccccaaatagaggtgtgccaagcttgtagcgtcatacccaagaaaagtcaaggggtctgacatTTTTCAGAATGCAGTGTATACTGAGAAACTACCAGAATAACTGGAGAACAAATATATACTGAGAAACTACCAGAATAACTGGAGAACAAATATATACTGAGAAACTACCAGAATAACTGGAGAACAAAATAACTGGAGAACAAATATATACTGAGAAACTACCAGAATAACTGGAGAACAAATATATACTGAGAAACTACCAGAATAACTGGAGAACAAATATATACTGAGAAACTACCAGAATAACTGGAGAACAAATATATACTGAGAAACTACCAGAATAACTGGAGAACAAATATATACTGAGAAACTACCAGAATAACTTCAgaataaatatatacagttgaagtcggacgtttacatacaccttagccaaatacatttatactcagtttttcacaattcctgacatttaatcctagtaaaattccctgtcttaggtcagttagggtcaccactttattttaagaatgtgaaatgtcagaataatagtagagagaatgatttatttcagcttttatttctttcatcacatttccagttggtcagaagtttacactcaattagtatttggtagcattgcctttaaattgtttaacttgggccaaacgtttcaggtagccttccacaagcttcccacaaaaagttgggtgaattttggcccattcctcctgacagagctggtgagtcaggtttgtaggcctcatttctcgcacactctttttcagttctgcccacaaattttctataggattgaggtcagggctttgtgatggccactccaataccttgactttgttgtccttcagtcaggaagtcaaagcttggtcgctgatgggtcttccaaatggacaatgaccccaagcatacttccaaagttgtggcaaaatagcttatgtcctgagatgttgcttcaatatatccacataattttcctccctcatgatgccatctgttttgtgaaatgtgccagtccctcctgcagcaaagcacccccacaacatgctgctgccacccccgtgcttcacggttgggaaggTGTTCTTTAGATCGAAAGCCTCccccgttttcctccaaacataacgatggtcattatggccaaacagttctatttttgtttcatcagaccagaggacatttctcgaaaaagtacgatctttgtccacatgtgcagttgcaaacagtagtctgggctttttatggaggttttggagcagtaccttcttccttgctgtgcggcctttcaggttatgtcgatataggacttgttttactgtggatatagatacttttgtacccgttttctccagcatcttcacaaggtcctttgctgttgttctgggactgatttgcacttttcgcaccaaagtacgttcatctctaggagacagaacgcgtctccttcctgagcggtatgacagctgcgtggtcccatggtgtttatacttgcgtactattgtttgtacagatgaaagtggtacctacaggcatttggaaattgctcccaaggatgaatcagacttgtaggggtctacaattttttttctgaggtcttggctaatttcttttgattttcctatgatgtcaagcaaagaggcactgagtttgaaggtaggacttgaaatacatccacaggtacacctccaattgactcaaatgatgtcaattagcctataagaagcttctaaagccatgatataattttctggaattttccaagctgtttaaaggcagtcaaattagtgtatgtaaacttctgacccactggaaatgcaatacattgaattataagtgaaataatctgtctgtaaacaatttttggaaaaatgacttgtgtcatgcataaagtagatgtcctaatcgacttgccaaaagtatagtttattaacaagaaatttgtggagtggttgaaaaacaagttttattgactctaacctatgtgtatgtaaacttcagacttcaactgtatactgagAAACTACCAGAATAACTGGAGAAAAAATAAACTACTAGAATAGCAAATATATATACTGAGAAACTTCCAGAGTAACTAGAGAAAAAAGACACTGTAAATTGTATAAATTCCATACAACCTATGAAAAGGCCAGATGAAAAATGCTTAAATCTATCCAATCCTTTTAGATCTGCAGGAGTGCCGAGGTGGTAGGCGCCTATTTGGAATCAATAAATTATATTTTGCTAGCCTTGAAAGCTGAGTGGGTGATGGATTGAAGAGTAACTAGGGGTTGACTAGCCAGgggactgactgacctgtagggcTGAGGGATGGTGACTGGGGGTTAGAGTTAGCTTGCCAGGGGACTGACTGACCTGCATGGCTGAGGGATGGTAACTCGGGGTTAGAGTTAGCTTGCCAGGGGACTGACTGACCTGCATGGCTGAGGGATGgtaactgggttctggacagcaAGGGCCACACTGTCTCCCTTCTGGAACACCATGTCATATGGCCCCTCCAGGAACATCATGCTGTACAGTACACAGCccagagactggagagaaagagagagagaatgcggtCTCTACAAGGGCAACAAACACCAGggatgatggagacagagagttGGCAATCTAACTAGAGCCCAACATGTTGACTACATGGCTGGAGTCAAAACAGCATCGCACAGTCCAATGGTAAAGACAATTTCTGTTATGACAAATTGGTCTATGTTATATCGCTTGTACAATACTGACAGTTTCCACCGACCAAACTAAAGTGAGAAGGGGGGTAGTATGCTAGTGTGCGTTACCCAGATGTCTGTACGGTCATCGATGACACAGTGGCTCTCCACGTTAAAGAGCTCAGGGGCGCGGTACGATATAGTACACCTCTGAGCTGCCCAGTCCTGTACTGTCATGGCCTCCCTGGTCCCCTTGACCTCCATCCTGGAGCGGTTCATAGAACCCAGGTCCATCAGCAGCGGCCTGTCATCCTCCTCTAGGAGTACATTGGTAGGCTTCAgatctctgagaggagagaggagaggtaaagagagggatagagatagagagagactcaTTCTAATTTGAACCACTAACCataattttgtgtgtgtgtgtgtaatagcaGTATCAGCCTGTACCTGTGTGCGTAGCCTCTGTCATGCATGGCCTTCAGTCCAGAACAGATGCCATGTAGGACCTTCAGGATGCGTCTCTCTGGCATGAAGCTGCCCTTGTCCCTCAGCTTCTCTAACACTGACCACAGACTGCCCTTCTGAGGAGCACCCACACCCAGGCGTGAATACAAAgacgcatacatacacactttTTCATTTCCACGCTGTAAAACAGTATATCAGCAGACGGTATCGGACCCCAAAAAAACACCTGGGCTCTAATACGCACATACAGGCGTGAGTACATAGACATGcgcacacacgtacacgtacCTGAACGTAGGGCAGCAGTATCCAGGCCTCACTCTTGCCCCCCCTCTCTATGAAGGTGTGCCCTGCCAGGCCCAGGATGTTGGGGTGGCTGAAGAGACGGTGCATCTCCACCTCCGTCTGAGCCTCTTGGCGACCCTCCCGGTCATGGCACAGGATCCTCTTCAGGGCGTAGAAACGCCCGTCCTGCACCCCCTCCACCAGGTCCACATAGCTGAACCCTCTGAGATGAGGATTGGAAGGTAAAAgacgatagaaagagagaaaatagggAACGACAGAGGGGGTAGATAACGAAAGCAGGAGAAAGTGGAGAGGCAGACAAAACCAGAGTCCTGGTCAGTAAGATGTAACGTTACAGAAGACCGAAATACAAATACATGTGTGGGAGGGACCGGGGTGATCGTCTGCCATGTAGAATAGGTAAGTGTTTCACTGATGCGGACGGTTTTACCCTTCATCTAGTTTCTGGATGAAGTAGTATCTTTTGTTGTCAATGGTGATGGAGCCACGGGAACAGATACACAGGGTCTGACCCATCCTCCCTGGGGCATAACTCAACACACCAACACCCAgatggactgagagagagagacacaacccatatttatttattttccattttgtacttgaactattgtACTTATGTACTTGAACTATTTAACACAtcgctacaacactgtatacagacaTATGTCATTCAAAATTTCTTTATTTTGGAACttgtgctttggcaatgtaaacatgtttcccatgccaataaagccccttaaattgaattgagagagatggAGTGCATGAGGTAATAGACCAGGTTTAGTGGAATTGAAAGTGGGAGGTCAAGTGGAAAGCCATGGGAGATAGAGGGCGAGTATGGGATATGTGTAAAAAACATACTGAAACATGAAATCCAGTCCATTACACTATGTTCCAAGGATTGATGCAGTGTCAATTTCACTTATCGAAATTATTCACTGTCACCTGTGCTTGATAATAATTGTGGGTGTTTATATTTGTCTTATTTACACATGTGTggattggaaatgtgttttttgcatatcaCAACTCCTCCTGAGACAACCTTGGAGAGGGGTGACATTGTCGACGGTGACCTTGGCGAAAGTAGgactaagtgccttgctcaaggacacatcggCAGATTTGTtgaccttgtcggctcggggattcaaactaacaacctttcggttactggcctaactATTCAAACgagcaacctttcgtttactttCCTAGCCGGGCTACAGCGACTCTTGGTCCTAAACCTTTTCAAAAGTGTACGATTTTGTTTAGTAACGTGGCACACCGGTATGAGAATACAAGCTAACTACAAGAGGGCAGCATGCAGATCAAACCTGATCAGCCAATATTATCTGATAGAGATATTGATAAACTTGTGAGGAAAATACATGGGGATATTTACGTTTGTTAGCGGTGGATATATAAAAATTACCTTCTGTTATCGTCCTGTTTTCTGCTGGCTACTTCCGTGTACATAAAACGCGTAATGATGACGCAGGCCTGTGAGCTGCTGCCTTCcaaactgggaactcggaaaaaggTAAAATCATGACGTCAGCGATCTTCAGGTACCTCTAGATTTAGAGGCCCAAGTTGAAAGGCCGTTCAAATcgatttttcccagtcggagctcgttttttcCCCCGAGTTCCAAATTGTTTTGAACACACGGAAGTCGGAGATTTCCGAGTTACCAGTTGTTTCGAACGCGGCACCAATCGAAGTTTCTATTATATCGACAAGATAGTCAAGTTAACATTAAccatggaaatacatgtcctcaaagaCGGAAGGCAGGCGGGAGGAGGCGACATCATTATACGCAGTACAAGGACATATACGCGTGTGAACAGGCCATAGCGATGTAGTAGTCGTCTTTGTATCCGTGCCATTATAGCGTATGTGACCGCATGGGGAGCGCCATTTTAAAGTACTAAATTATCTTAATCTTGGTTGATTGTGCCGAACGCATGGGAATCTCTACCCAGTTGACGTTGAAATGATGGAAGCCCTCAACGGCAATTCCCATGCTCCATCCATGACAGGCACAGGTCCGATAAAGTATGTTTTCATGTCCACAAGCGCTTCCCCTTGGATGTAAAATGAAACGTCTCAATATGGCCACCTGCAGGCCTTTGGTCTAGTGCTACGTGTACTCTACacctgtttatgaagcatgtgacaaatatttaAGCATTTTGCGTCCACACATTAGTGCATTCGTAACAACCTAACGAAAtttctattcgatcaaataagcctcacgtaACAAATTTGTTAAATGTTGGGTGTGACAAACTGCacactcattgacctccatacaataGTCCTCACTTTGTGGGCTTAATTCCGGGGAGATTTTGGGCCGAATTAAGCTTCTTGATTCAGCACTTCCTCTGGCCAAATCAAGTATTTGATTAAACCAGAGCACTACCCAGTGGACTCAACTTTGCTAAAGTGAGTCAAATCAAAATTAGTTTACCatccagggtagcctagtggttagagcattggactagtaaccgaaaggtgtcAAGTTtaaaaccccccgagctgacaaggtacaaatctgtcgttctgcccctgaacaggcagttaacccactgttcctaggcagtcattgaaaaataatttgttcttaactgactttcctagtaaaATACCATTTTAAAAATGCATCCACTTGCCACCTTTAGGCTATTCTGTAACAATCCAAATAAAATAGTTTCACATTATGGGGAGAATCCTTCCATGTTAGTCAACACTACAGGTTATCCTTAATTCTCAccttctcaaaacacattgagAAGGTCAGAAGGGACAGACccctggctttctcatccaatggggcTTGACAGTCCACAGGAGTATGCAATTAAGACAGAGTTACCTTACCATAAACGGCACCCTGCGGCTACATTTATATCCCAAGAATTCTCTGCTACTTATCAGGCCATTTGTGTGGCCGATTGCACAGACTGACGTTTTATGGCCGTTTAATAGTCATTTAGACAAATTACAATGAAACCTAGCGTCAGGACTGGAGGCAGTTGTGATTGATTAGAACCATTGAAAGAGGTTAACACATTAAACTGAGATAAAACTTTATTTACAAAGGAGGggatacagccacaacagtaacCTGATGTGATAACTCTTAAAATAAGACATGGCAAAGAAAATAATACATTCTGTAGGGATAAAACCAATAAATTATTTTGGGGTAACTTAACATGCAATGCAAAATTATCCTCCAAGACTGTTACTGAATTACATTCATTAAGACCCAACACCATGGGGTTTAGTTGGCTAGTTTGTTTTCTGATTGGCAGTAACTTTAGTGTTTAGGATAGATCTGAACACAGAAGTACCATGAACTTAAAGGAAACATTTTTATGGAGACAGCTTAATCTTCAAGGTTCTGCATGGTTCCATAGTCAACCTGGGAAACTAGTgtcagacatggatggatgtgGGGTCTTTGGTGAAGAAAACACGATTGATGACTTCGACAAGGGAAGGAGTAGGCCGTTCCCCACTTCATGGTCAAGTAAAGGCAGTTCTATCTCTCAGTGATACGTAAGCCGACCGAGGACATATCCCCCCTTTGAACTCTTCGCCTaatactcctctccctcctcgtcctcctcaaATGAGTCGATTCCGACCTCTTCATAGTCCTTCTCCAGGGCAGCCATGTCTTCCCTGGCCTCAGAgaactctccctcctccatgcccTCACCCACGTACCAGTGCACGAATGCCCGCTTGGCATACATCAGGTCAAACTTGTGGTCGAGACGCGCCCAGGCCTCAGCGATTGCTGTGGTGTTGCTCAACATGCACACAGCTCTCTGGACCTTGGCCAGGTCACCCCCTGGCACCACAGTGGGTGGCTGGTAGTTGATGCCCACTTTGAAACCTGTAGGGCACCAGTCCACGAACTGGATGCTTCGCTTTGTCTTGATGTTGCCGATGGCCACGTTGACATCCTTGGGCACCACGTCTCCGCGGTACAGCAGGCAGCACGCCATGTACTTACCGTGGCGAGggtcacacttcaccatctggttgGCGGGCTCGAAACAGGAGTTGGTGATCTCAGCCACAGAGAGCTGCTCGTGGTAGGCCTTCTCGGCTGAGATGACAGGGGCATAGGTGGCCAGGGGGAAGTGGATGCGGGGGTAAGGCACCAGGTTGGTCTGGAACTCTGTCAGGTCCACGTTAAGGGCACCATCGAAGCGGAGAGAGGCGGTGATCGAGGAGACAATCTGGCTGATGAGCCTGTTGAGGTTGGTGTAAGAAGGGCGCTCAATGTCCAGGTTTCTACGGCAGATGTCGTAGATGGCCTCATTGTCAACCATGAAGGCACAGTCAGAGTGCTCTAGGGTGGTGTGGGTGGTCAGGATGGAGTTGTAGGGCTCCACCACAGCTGTGGACACCTGGGGAGCAGGGTATATGGCAAACTCCAGCTTGGACTTCTTCCCGAAGTCGACTGAGAGACGCTCCATGAGCAGGGAGGTGAAACCAGAACCGGTACCTCCTCCGAAGCTGTGGAAGACCAAGAAACCTTGGAGCCCCGTACACTGATCAGCCTGTCAAGACACAGAAAACTCATCAACATGTTTTCTAGAAGGAAAGTCCAAGCTCTGATAAGACCCATTCAGGCTAGATTTATACAAGATTTATACAACCCTTTCTGACAAAACATGAAAAACCCATTTGTTATCCTAATATCACCATTGAATCTATCAAATCTGACAGTTTCTCTCACCAGTTTACGGATCCTGTCCAGCACTTGGTCGATGATCTCCTTGCCGATAGTATAGTGGCCACGGGCATAGTTATTAGCTGCGTCCTCCTTCCCTGAGATCAGCTGCTCGGGGTGAAACAGCTGGCGGTAGGTACCTGTCCGCACCTCATCTGAGAGAAAGGGGAACAGACTAGGGTTAATTAGTCTGGTCTTGATGCTTGTTTTTAACTACCACCATATTGATGAAGACTTCTTCCTACACATTTCCAGTGTCAATCAGTCAGTGGATTTTCTCTGCCAGATCCCTCCAATACTCACCAATGACAGTGGGCTCCAGGTCTACAAAGATGGCGCGGGGCACGTATTTCCCGATGCCCGTGGCGCTGAAGAACGTAGTGAAGGAGTCGTCAGTGCTACCGACCGCCTTGTTGTTAGGCATGGTGCCGTCCGGCTGGATCCCATGCTCCAGGCAGTACAGCTCCCAACAGGTGTTGCCCATCTGGACTCCAGCCTGACCCACATGCACAGAGATACACTCACGCTGGAGAGACCGGGAAATATAGGGTTAGTCAAACAATTAGCTTATGGTTTCTTTGAACAGGTACAAAACATTGACTACACAAGGAGCCAATGCATTGACAGCAGTCTGCACTGGATGGAGTAACACTTGGTTGTCAATGTCACCAATGATAAATGGAGCCAGTGGAGCACCACTCCAAACCACTCAGTGCATAAGAGTCTGAGATCGATTAAGGATTTGGGCAACCATTTTAGCACTTGTTTATCTGCTGTTTCTCACCACCAAGTGGCAGCACTCTAACActagtggttcccaaccaggggtactaggtTCCCTGGGGGCGCTTTGCCGATACACAGAGGGTACTTAAGACTAATGAGACCATAAGGTCACTGATAGAATGCACATGAGGGTACATCTGGCAGGgcaaaattcagttggtggtacaataacagaaaaaggttgggaaccactgctctacacTAAGAGGAAACAAACCTAACCTGCCCATGTCTGAGTAACAAAGGACAGGTGAGCCTGAAAACAGTGGACGGCATGATCTAGCTAGTTAAAGACAAGCCACCGGAGTTATGAGCCAAAGCTATGAGTCGTGTGTATATTTGCATGGTGACCCAATTTGTTTGCAGTGTGTTGAAATGGGACTATGACTACACTTGGCTTAGCCAACTCTGCAGTGAGTCCATCTGACCTACTTTAGTACTGAACTGTATGCAGCTACCGTCTCAGAAGCCTAGCCACGTCTCAGTGTGTGACTACCGGTATTGACATAGCAATTAACCATGTCTGAACCATGTAACTGATCtacactgtacaaaacattaagaaaacctgctctttccatgacagactgaccagatgaaagctgtgatcccttattgatgacactggtatggtagtagatgccaggcacaCCGGGTTGTGTCAAGTACTTCAACATGTGTATAAAGAATgatccatcacccaaaggacatccagccaacttgacaactgtgggaagcattggagtcaacatggaccagtatGGAACGCTTGataccttgtagagtctatgccctgacgaattgaggctgttctgagggcaaaaggtggaACAATTATAAAAAGGTGTTCCTACTGTTTTGTACATCAactgcattttacatttacacagGAGTCTGGACACCCCTTCagattagtggattcggctatttttgccacaccagttgctgacaggttaataaaatcgagcacacagccatacaatctccatagacagacattggttttaccgaagagctcagtgactttagtCTGGGGCCGTTCACCggttgggctaggccccttagcacacattgacattctagatgattctgtgctccCAATTTTGTGGCAACAAGTTTGtagaaggtcctttcctgtttcagcatgacaatgcccccatgcacaaagcaaggtccatacagaaatggtttgtcgagatcggtgtggcagaacttgactggtctgcacagagccctgacctcaaccccatcggacACCTTTGAATTGGGAtgaggcctaattgcccaacatcagtgcccgacctcattgGAACACAGACTGAAAGGAAgcagccaggcctaattgcccaacatcagtgcccgacctcactaatgctcgtggctgaaaggaagcaagtcgccgcagcaatgttccaacatcagtTGAAAGCCTTTcttagagtggaggctgttgagcAGCAAAGGGACAACTTACTCCataataatgcccatgattttgcaatgagatgttcaaagagcaggtgtccacatacttggtcatgtagtgtacacaTTTTATAGAGAAGGCAGCACTTGATATCTATATTCACTAAGGACCAAACAGAAGGCGTGTGTGAAAAATTAGTCAATTTTGCAATGGAGTATTGGCAGACGGCAGGATAGTTGAAGCTAGACTGCAGTGACACCATCCACTCGATTAGACTCTTATAGCATTAGCAAAACAGCCATGCTGAATGTGTTACCACAATGTGTATCCCAGTAGTCCATTACAGCCCACTCTCCTTATATTCTTCCTGTCATTTAGGCACCACACCCCTGAGGAGAGGATGCCACTAGATTGAGATACACCACCCCCCCCTCATTGGAATGCCAACTTGGACAGAGGTCATTAGATTATACAATTATGTGAATTTGTTTAACATTACAGCTTCGCAAGGAAAAAAGGTCTGATAAGACATCACTAGAATCAAGGCCGAACTGGGAGGTTGGCAAGTGGCTACCCTACCCCTTCAGCGAGCCATTGAGCTAGCGAGTAGCGACAATGCTAACAGGAGCTGACGAGTCTGCGTCAAGGCCAAAAGGCCCTCCACACCCTACTGAAGTATTTCCAGAGAAGAGGCCGAGGGGAAAGCAGCACCAAGGATGAGTGAAGCTGATAATAACAAGCGTATAATTTCTGAATCGCAGCGCCTCAGAGGCACAGCTAACTATACACACCAGTCTGTCAAACTGGCTgactagacagagatgggagcgAGACATTCAAGAGAAACGAGAAAGTCAAGGAAGATAAGTTCACGAGACAGTGACATGCCAAGAGGACGAGTCTGGGAATGTTGTGGTTTTATGTGTTGGCAGTACTTATGAATCAGAGCGTTTTGATTTGCCAAAGCCCAGCTATAAACAAGACCACCTGCCACAGTAACAGGAGAACAATAATACACCAGCCAACTAGGCTTTGCCCTCTGGTAGAATAATTTCCCCTTAAGCTAGGTTCAACCTTCAGTAGTTTCAAGGGCAATTATTTAAATGGAAGAATCCGCATAAATGGGAATAGGACTTCCTTTAATGAACTGTAACTTTGTAAATTATTTTTTACAGTATAGTAAGAGGATGTAAAGGAAACGTTAGAAAACCTCACTTCACTCCAGATCTGAATCTACTACAGGGAGGTCCGTGACATCAAGGTCTTACACCTGCATGTTGCTACACCCCTCCACACATAATGCCCTACTGTTATGACTCCACTCATGTAGAGACTGGGGCCACGACTGTCAGCCATTTCTCCAGCCTCCTAGTTTGACAGAACAAGCTGGGTAGGGTGGatgtgggggaggggtggtgaCACAGGGATGAGAGTGTGTGCCTAGTTTAGGCATGACAGCTAGGTCAGCACTGCAGCCAGCTATTTAAAGGGAGGTGTCAATCATGACCCCACCCCCCACTCTGTGTGTAGCCCCTCCAGACCCCATTCTACTCCACTGACCCCTTTCTGTGGGAACAACCACATGGTGTCCTGAACCTCTAGTTCAGTCAGAGTTGATGTTCAGGCAGTCCCTAGTTCATACCACATTTAAGAAACTAACCTCCACCCTGTTGCATTTGTCAGGGGTTGCCCTGATTTACTAAACCACACACTTTAAACCTTGCAGTCCCGTGTGTAACTGATAGCTAGTTGACTCAGTGACTGTTTGCTCATGATATAATAAGCCATTTATGTTACTGTTACCAAATAGGCCAGTCAGGTACATGCTAGATTATGGTATTCATTTCCTGTATTTTAAACTCGTATGGCGATAGACTGTAGAGTACAGTCTAGATTAACAAATAGTGTGTGCAACTGCAAGTCCGCTGAGACACTTGGCACCAACATGGCTGATGGACTAACCGCTTGTGGCTTGTTCAGTAGCTAGTAAGCAACCCCCCTCCAGCTTCCTGTTCTGTCCCCTATGGAGTTTTTTTCAGTGCAAAG
The Oncorhynchus gorbuscha isolate QuinsamMale2020 ecotype Even-year unplaced genomic scaffold, OgorEven_v1.0 Un_scaffold_646, whole genome shotgun sequence genome window above contains:
- the stk16 gene encoding serine/threonine-protein kinase 16 isoform X2: MGQTLCICSRGSITIDNKRYYFIQKLDEGGFSYVDLVEGVQDGRFYALKRILCHDREGRQEAQTEVEMHRLFSHPNILGLAGHTFIERGGKSEAWILLPYVQKGSLWSVLEKLRDKGSFMPERRILKVLHGICSGLKAMHDRGYAHRDLKPTNVLLEEDDRPLLMDLGSMNRSRMEVKGTREAMTVQDWAAQRCTISYRAPELFNVESHCVIDDRTDIWSLGCVLYSMMFLEGPYDMVFQKGDSVALAVQNPVTIPQPCSYSGSFSVYIFAILVVYFFSSYSGSFSVYS
- the stk16 gene encoding serine/threonine-protein kinase 16 isoform X1, whose amino-acid sequence is MGQTLCICSRGSITIDNKRYYFIQKLDEGGFSYVDLVEGVQDGRFYALKRILCHDREGRQEAQTEVEMHRLFSHPNILGLAGHTFIERGGKSEAWILLPYVQKGSLWSVLEKLRDKGSFMPERRILKVLHGICSGLKAMHDRGYAHRDLKPTNVLLEEDDRPLLMDLGSMNRSRMEVKGTREAMTVQDWAAQRCTISYRAPELFNVESHCVIDDRTDIWSLGCVLYSMMFLEGPYDMVFQKGDSVALAVQNPVTIPQPCSYSESLQNLLSSIMVSNPQERPDVNWILDQIQDMTCSSPNTQTNMV
- the LOC124019681 gene encoding tubulin alpha chain-like, with the protein product MRECISVHVGQAGVQMGNTCWELYCLEHGIQPDGTMPNNKAVGSTDDSFTTFFSATGIGKYVPRAIFVDLEPTVIDEVRTGTYRQLFHPEQLISGKEDAANNYARGHYTIGKEIIDQVLDRIRKLADQCTGLQGFLVFHSFGGGTGSGFTSLLMERLSVDFGKKSKLEFAIYPAPQVSTAVVEPYNSILTTHTTLEHSDCAFMVDNEAIYDICRRNLDIERPSYTNLNRLISQIVSSITASLRFDGALNVDLTEFQTNLVPYPRIHFPLATYAPVISAEKAYHEQLSVAEITNSCFEPANQMVKCDPRHGKYMACCLLYRGDVVPKDVNVAIGNIKTKRSIQFVDWCPTGFKVGINYQPPTVVPGGDLAKVQRAVCMLSNTTAIAEAWARLDHKFDLMYAKRAFVHWYVGEGMEEGEFSEAREDMAALEKDYEEVGIDSFEEDEEGEEY